In Theobroma cacao cultivar B97-61/B2 chromosome 7, Criollo_cocoa_genome_V2, whole genome shotgun sequence, the genomic window CAATTTTTGGTGGGAAGTGGGAACTGgaaagatttttttctttttttaagtcAAAATTGGTCATTCCTTCCCttagtttttgtttaataaaaaatattaagctTTGTTTAATCCGTAgagtatttttttatcataaatatgtttttactATATTAAAAATCTCattcaatttttgaataataattattGGTAAATGAAATGTATGATTTTTAATGTTCAAAACCATCTTGCCTGCTAGATGCTTGGTATgagtaaaaattttattgagtatattcttatataattttatcacgaaattattattttaaaaaaaaaattaacataataaaatgtgtagtatttatgtttataaattttttaaaatattacttagTTGATATAAGATCGAAACCTCCaacctattttttttctaagcaAGACGATTAAATTAAGTAGAGGCCCTAATGAGTTTTTCAGATTGTATATTAATCTACTcatgtttgtatttttttttcttttattttccaaCTCTATATGCAACAAATTGTAGCAGATTGCCCAAATTGCAGGGCACAATAAGAGTTTCAgtttgattttcctttaaataaattcaaataatctTGTTTCATAAATGCAATTATCTTGAAAATTGGTTAGGTGCAAGGGTGTTTTACAATTAATAGAGAGGCTAAAACAGGGTCTTACTAACTTTAATTGACAAGGACAGGCACACATGGATTTATGACCAACTGACCAAAAGCAGTCAGTTCAGCCATGACTTCTAAAAATAGATCAGAAGCAATTATTAGCCTTAATCCATCATTCAAGTTTCCACTTGAATCTGTTATCCAACCCCAAAGTGTCACGATCCAAAGGATCTGAAAGGATGAAAGATTGTAAATTATGAATCAGCAAACTCAAAGCTACCAACAACTGATGTTCATTGTCTAGTTTGGGGAGTATGATGCTGCACCTTTTTTAAAGTACAGAAATtagaaagaaatataattctCTGTTGGGAGTGGGGAGGAGGCaaattccctttttcttttaatgaaAACCCACTTTCCTTCGTGATGATAAACTTCTAACTGTTGCGGAAGACTTGAATATCTTAACCTGCTACCTAAACTCGGTCCTAACAACTGGTGGGTACATGGAgtatttttctgtttttttgttCAGATGCTTAAGTTTCAAGACAAGCCTACAAATACATTGAGAACTGTAACTAACATATGAGCTAAAAGGAAGTACAACAAAAATTTCTCATCCTCTAAGGCTCAATGAAGACACAATCTGCAGCAAGGATCCAATCACTGTTTCCTGTTTTATTAGCTTCCCTGCTTGTGCTAGGAACTGCACAACTAGTCTTTGACAGCTTGAAGAGTGGCAGAAGCTATGTTTTTCAGTTTTATGGCAAGCCAGAGAAGCAAAGGAAATCAGTTTTTGTTTTGCCAGAAGATCGGATGGATGATAGTTGCAATCTGTTTGAAGGGCAATGGGTGTGGGACAATGTGTCATATCCtctttataaagaaaatagctGCCCTTACTTGGTTAAGCAGACTACTTGTCTGAAAAATGGCAGGCCTGATTCTTTCTACCAAAACTGGAGGTGGCAGCCTAATGCATGCAAACTACCAAGGTATGTTCCTGTGCAAGAATTTGATTCTATCTCCTTTGCCTATACTGCTTGAACTCAGATACAGACTACCCTTTCTATTTGGAGGGTCACACCTGGGATCTGTATCCTCCTTAGGGTATCTTGATATCTGTCTGATATAGGTGCATTAGGAAAAATACTGTCAAAGCAACATATACATTGGCGGATCCAGATGCTTTACTTTGGGAGGCCTAACTAAGACTATCTATAACAATGTTCTTGGTCGTTATGATAAATTTATCCTATTATCTATTAATGCAAAAGCAAATAGATATACCACCTATAATATTTATGTTACATAGTTTATCCCATTGATGTGATGGTTTTATTGTAGAAAATAAGTTCTTGCATTGAAAGTAAATAAGGCATTCGGATACTATCTAACGTTGTGCTGTCAGCATCTAAAATGTTCTGTGATCTTCCAGGTTTGATCCACTGAAGCTATTGGACATTTTGAGGGACAAAAGATTGATGTTTATAGGAGATTCAGTTCAGAGAGCCCAATTTGAATCAATGGTCTGTTTGGTACAATCTGTGATTCCCAAAGGGAAGAAATCCTTTCAGAGAATTCCTCCTAGGAAGATCTTTAAAGCAAAGGTTCTCAACCTTCATCCCCATTGATTATAGTTCCCAAGTTTTTCAGATTTTGGATTGTGTTTGCCTCTGATAAACTTGGGAATATTTCCGGATTTGATTTCAGGAGTACAATGCATCAATTGAGTACTATTGGGCTCCATTCATTGTGGAATCTAATTCAGATCATGCAACGAATCATACTGTACTAAAACGGCTGGTCAACCTTGACTCCATATCTAAACATGGCAAGAGCTGGGAAGGAGTTGATGTTTtagtatttgagagttatgtATGGTGGATGTACAGACCTCAGATCAACGCTACGTAAGTATTGGCTACCACTTTCTCTCTAGTTTCTGTTCTTTTCTTCCAAGCATTTCAGTAGATATGCACATCAACCAGGTTATACTAGACCTAATAATAGTTTTGAATCATGCATAAGTTTTTTTCTGTCATAAGCTGCCATGGAATTTCAACCAGTTGGTGCTTTTTTGAACAGCATAGAATAAACTGAAGACATCATAGTAGTTGTGGCATAAAATCCTAAACTCTGTCAAAACATGGGGCAGGAAAAGGAAACTGGGAACTTTCTATGCTGTGAAACTTCTCAAATTGAGGAGAAATTTTGGAACCTGACAGAAGGTaatagtttcttttttctggTTATTTGCTTTCAGCTACGGATCCGTAGACAATGTCGAAGAATACAATGTCACCACAGCTTACAGAATTGCATTGGAAACTTGGGCGAATTGGCTAGAATCCAACATTAATCCTCATTTACAAAGGGTCTTCTTCATGAGTATGTCCCCAACACACTTGTGGTGAGTTTTACTGCTTGCATGACATTACATCTGAGCTAAAGGCTTTAACTAGCAACGCCCAGTCTctctattttccatttttgctTAAACCTCTCTTTTAGTTAGGAGAACAACACAAAAGTGGGAAAAAAAACTTGTaattattgtaaaattttcttttgtaggaGTTGGGAATGGAAGCCAGGCAGTAACGATAACTGCTTCAATGAGTCTTACCCGATCCAAGGTTCATATTGGGGCACAGGGTCTAATCTAGCTATCATGGATATAATTCGTGATATCTTACAAGAACTTAAAATCAATGTCACATTTTTGAACATCACCCAATTGTCAGAATACAGGAAAGATGCTCATACAACAGTTTTTGGGGAACGAAGGGGCAGACTCTTGACAAAGGAACAGAGAGCTGACCCAAAAAATTTTGCTGATTGCATTCACTGGTGCTTACCGGGAGTACCTGACACATGGAATGAGATTTTGTTTGCATATTTGTTGCAGAGTTACCAAAACTTTTTGTAACCTCGGCAGGACAACCCCAAAATAGTATTGCTTCTAAAAAAAGAAGCATGAATACTGATACCACAATTAGTGATTGGCATCGatttcattcttttcattaACAAGAGGGCTATCAAGCTTAattgtaagaaaaaaaaatggctcTAGGCTACTCAATATGtataagagagagagatatataaataatatgtaCTGTTAAAAGTGAAATGTTGCTGCACTTATGACAAACTATTTCATTTACAAGACAGAAGGGTTAACCGCccttttatttgtaaataccTTTACAGAATGTGGAACTTTGAACATGATTATTCACAGTATAATTCATTCCTATGGCACAAGCAAAAGGCTCGAGAATGAATCCGGTTGAAGCCAGCCAAcctaatttctttatttacttAGAGGAGTTCCCACTCGGAATCACATACAAGTTCTGTTTGCAGACTTTTGCACTCCGAGGGTGTGGTGGAGGAAGATGGTCGTTGAGTTTGTAAAAAATCTTGGTTTGATCCCATGTCCGCATCTCCAAACCAAATTGCTAGTTGCTCATACTCCTTTGCCAGCCTTGTTTTTGAGGTTAATGCGTCCTGAATCCTTTTCTATTGAAAGCGAATAAAAAAAGCAGCAGGCAAATCAAATTAGCTAAAGATTATAGAAGATAAATAAGCTATTAGATATGGCATATGATATCCAAATTGTGTCCTATTTATGTAAACCATAACACAAAAAGAGCTTAGAGTTCATCTATATACAAATGTACGTCTCAAACAGATAGTTGGCCTCCACATACCAAGTATTCCTCATTTCTAACTTCCCTTTCTTCAACCATATATTTCAATTGATGTAGCATTAACTTCTAAATCCTTCCATTTCAGAATCTTGGTGAAGATTAtctatttttggtttttaatcTAAAAGCACCATTAATTGTTGCTAATGGTTCCCgcaaaattgaaacaaaattcAATTGCATTAGCTCCttcacaaaaacaaaaagaaaagaaaatgaataaagTAACTACCACTATCAAATTGTAAGTATTTCAAATGCTTGGCAAATAACTTGTATATAGAGAGTACCATATTATCAACTTTCTAATTGCATTGTGAATATTGCTCATTGTGAACAACTTATTCACCAAGAATGTTTTGATACTGAGTAACCAGAAAATTCATTTGGCGAATTGCTATAACATTTTCTCATGTTGAAAAGTAAGATGTCAATGCATGTGACTCtacgtgtgtgtgtgtgtgtgtgtgtgtgtgagagagagagagagagagagagagagagagagagaaagagagagagaggaaccTTGTATGATCTGTGTTTTCTCATTATACGAGAGACAGCATAAAGAGCAGTACTATCAATAATGACACAGCTATCCTCAAGCTT contains:
- the LOC18594139 gene encoding protein trichome birefringence-like 31, with product MKTQSAARIQSLFPVLLASLLVLGTAQLVFDSLKSGRSYVFQFYGKPEKQRKSVFVLPEDRMDDSCNLFEGQWVWDNVSYPLYKENSCPYLVKQTTCLKNGRPDSFYQNWRWQPNACKLPRFDPLKLLDILRDKRLMFIGDSVQRAQFESMVCLVQSVIPKGKKSFQRIPPRKIFKAKEYNASIEYYWAPFIVESNSDHATNHTVLKRLVNLDSISKHGKSWEGVDVLVFESYVWWMYRPQINATYGSVDNVEEYNVTTAYRIALETWANWLESNINPHLQRVFFMSMSPTHLWSWEWKPGSNDNCFNESYPIQGSYWGTGSNLAIMDIIRDILQELKINVTFLNITQLSEYRKDAHTTVFGERRGRLLTKEQRADPKNFADCIHWCLPGVPDTWNEILFAYLLQSYQNFL